The Leptospira meyeri region CAAAACTTGGAGAAAGTTAGTTCCACAAGCTCTCGGAAACAATATTGGAGTCATCAATAAACTAATTCTGATTAATCGAGAAATTTGGGTGGCTGCAAGTGGTGATACTGGTGGCGGAATTTGGAAAACAGCAAATGTCGGGCGTTCTTGGGCACAGTTTAGTACGGCTCAAGGACTTCGTTCCAATAATGTTTTTGATTTAGCTTTTGCAAAAGATGGAAGCGTTATTGTAGCCACAGACAAAGGGATCTCTCAAACCAAAGATGGCGGTCAAACATGGACTTATGATGTCAACGGTGAAGAGTTAGATAAACAAATACTTTCCGTAGCTGTCAGTGAAGATGGAAAAGTATTCGCAGGAACTGCCGATGGTTTATATGCTTTTGTTGAAGGGAACACTCTCTTTGGTGGAAAAAAAGTATCTTGGAACCGAATCGGTAAAGGCGAACCCAATATGGGTGATTCCATCAATTCCATTGGAATCACATCTGATGGAAATCTATTTGTGGGAACCAACCTTGGTGTAAGCAAAAGTACTACCAAAAATCTATCTAAATGGACTGGTGTTGGTGGAAAATCCGTTGTGAAAGACATCTATATGGATGGGAACCGTGTGATCATTGGAACCGATAATGGTTTAAATATCTCTACAGACAATGGTATTTCATGGGTTACTTA contains the following coding sequences:
- a CDS encoding SH3 domain-containing protein; translated protein: MNRDTIKFTVALLSLFTSVSLFADPGFQPGPAKVTAGVLNVRNIAASGGDVIATLKRGDQVDVLDRSTNQSVEEDITDYWYKINLGKKKTGWVFGGFISFEMNLEGGLRWKTVNPGGGQKFSGIVVSNTGEIVAATEKGNIHISSDKGKTWRKLVPQALGNNIGVINKLILINREIWVAASGDTGGGIWKTANVGRSWAQFSTAQGLRSNNVFDLAFAKDGSVIVATDKGISQTKDGGQTWTYDVNGEELDKQILSVAVSEDGKVFAGTADGLYAFVEGNTLFGGKKVSWNRIGKGEPNMGDSINSIGITSDGNLFVGTNLGVSKSTTKNLSKWTGVGGKSVVKDIYMDGNRVIIGTDNGLNISTDNGISWVTYKTDNGLASNKINAISVNPIDKVIWTSSGADGLSYHD